A single window of Leptolyngbya ohadii IS1 DNA harbors:
- a CDS encoding phycobilisome rod-core linker polypeptide has protein sequence MSLPLLEYKPTTQNQRVSSFGTADQNEDSPYVYRLEDATTPDDREALIRAAYRQVFNEQEMLQFNRQVTLETQLKNRSISVRDFVRGLAKSERFYRLVVEPNNNYRLVEMCLKRLLGRAPYNREEEIAWSVQIATKGWHQFVDALIDSEEYTRNFGDTVVPYQRKRLSDRPFSFTPRYGADYRDKLPQPRAYVPVGRFTLDFDKPFNTAQFLKGINWGRVSGVLLLLFLLCAITLLASSLTGAIG, from the coding sequence ATGTCCCTACCTTTGCTGGAGTACAAGCCCACGACACAGAATCAGCGGGTGTCCAGTTTCGGCACGGCTGACCAGAACGAAGACTCGCCCTATGTTTACCGCTTGGAAGACGCGACCACGCCCGACGATCGGGAGGCTCTGATTCGGGCTGCCTATCGGCAGGTATTTAACGAGCAGGAAATGCTTCAGTTTAACCGTCAGGTGACGCTGGAGACGCAGTTGAAGAATCGATCGATTAGCGTGCGCGACTTCGTGCGGGGACTGGCAAAGTCTGAGCGGTTTTACCGTCTGGTCGTTGAACCGAACAATAACTACCGTCTGGTGGAAATGTGCCTGAAGCGATTGCTGGGACGGGCACCCTACAACCGGGAAGAGGAAATCGCCTGGTCGGTGCAAATTGCGACCAAGGGCTGGCATCAGTTTGTCGATGCTCTAATCGACAGCGAGGAATATACGCGCAACTTCGGCGATACGGTCGTTCCCTATCAGCGGAAACGCCTGAGCGATCGTCCCTTTAGCTTTACGCCCCGCTATGGCGCAGACTATCGGGATAAACTGCCGCAGCCGAGAGCTTATGTTCCGGTGGGTCGGTTCACGCTGGACTTCGACAAGCCCTTTAACACGGCACAATTCCTGAAGGGAATTAACTGGGGTCGGGTGAGCGGCGTTTTGCTGCTGCTGTTCCTGCTCTGTGCGATCACGCTACTGGCTTCTAGCCTCACAGGAGCGATCGGTTAA